Proteins co-encoded in one Govania unica genomic window:
- the hflC gene encoding protease modulator HflC, translating into MTSNRLTVLIIGLFLLVILATSSTFQVKETQQALVIEFGKPQRTVTEAGLNFKLPWQSVVILDRRVLPLELAQKEVITADQKRVIVDAYARFRIENPLLLYQAVSNEEGAADRLETIVNSVLRRVMGSVPFTAMLSEDRTKLLSAILDASNAQAKGLGIQVIDVRIKRSDLPEANSEAIFKRMRAEREREAREARATGAELAQGIRSRADKERTVLIADAQREAQIIRGKGDGDAARVFAEAVGRDPDFFAFYRSMQAYKEAMSPEDTTLVLSPDSEFFRFFGSLQGKR; encoded by the coding sequence ATGACCAGCAATCGTCTGACCGTCCTGATCATTGGTCTTTTCCTTCTGGTGATCCTCGCCACCAGCTCCACCTTCCAGGTCAAGGAAACGCAACAGGCCCTCGTCATCGAGTTCGGCAAACCGCAACGCACCGTGACCGAAGCCGGGCTGAACTTCAAACTGCCCTGGCAATCGGTGGTCATTCTCGACCGCCGCGTGCTGCCGCTTGAACTCGCCCAGAAAGAAGTCATCACCGCCGATCAAAAGCGCGTGATCGTCGACGCCTATGCCCGCTTCCGCATCGAAAACCCGCTGTTGCTCTATCAGGCTGTTTCGAACGAGGAAGGCGCCGCCGACCGGCTTGAAACCATTGTCAACTCGGTCCTGCGCCGGGTCATGGGCAGCGTGCCGTTTACCGCTATGCTGAGCGAAGATCGTACCAAACTGCTGTCGGCCATTCTCGACGCCTCCAATGCCCAAGCCAAAGGCCTCGGCATCCAGGTGATCGATGTCCGCATCAAGCGCTCAGACCTGCCGGAAGCGAACTCCGAAGCCATCTTCAAACGGATGCGCGCCGAACGTGAACGCGAAGCCCGCGAAGCCCGCGCCACCGGAGCCGAACTGGCCCAGGGCATTCGCTCCCGCGCCGATAAGGAACGCACGGTGCTGATCGCCGACGCCCAACGCGAAGCCCAGATCATTCGCGGTAAAGGTGATGGCGATGCCGCCCGCGTGTTTGCCGAAGCGGTCGGACGCGATCCCGATTTCTTCGCCTTCTATCGCTCCATGCAAGCCTACAAAGAAGCCATGTCGCCCGAAGACACCACTCTGGTGTTGTCGCCAGACAGCGAATTCTTCCGCTTCTTCGGCAGTTTGCAAGGCAAACGCTAA
- the hflK gene encoding FtsH protease activity modulator HflK — protein MPWQNNGGGRNPWGQGPSGRGDPPNLEDLLRRGQDQLKGALPGGFGQRGLMIVAGIVALAWLATGIYTVSPDEQGVVLRFGKYVDKTAPGLHYHLPAPIETVMTPKVTVVNRVKIGFPSEEVAARRRGPEATREGLVLTGDENIVDVEFSVFWKIRDAEQYLFNVRDPERTIEAASESIMRSIIGRTPIQSALTEGRQRIEVDAQERIQQVLNSYKIGVEVRQVQLSRVDPPATVIDAFRDVQAAQADKERLQNEAEAYQNDVIPRARGEVTKLTQDAEAYRAQIVARAQGEASRFSAVLVAYQQAKDVTKQRIYLETMEEILKGMNKIVVDKKAGNGVQPYMPLPELTKRKASVQSSGDSQ, from the coding sequence ATGCCCTGGCAAAACAATGGCGGTGGCCGCAACCCATGGGGCCAAGGCCCAAGTGGTCGTGGTGATCCCCCGAATCTCGAAGACTTGCTGCGGCGTGGTCAAGACCAGCTGAAGGGCGCGTTGCCTGGCGGATTTGGCCAACGCGGCCTCATGATCGTCGCCGGCATCGTGGCGCTCGCCTGGCTGGCCACCGGTATTTATACTGTATCTCCGGATGAACAGGGCGTTGTGCTGCGCTTTGGCAAATATGTGGACAAGACAGCTCCCGGTCTGCATTACCACCTGCCTGCACCCATCGAGACTGTGATGACGCCCAAGGTGACCGTAGTCAACCGCGTCAAGATCGGTTTCCCGAGCGAGGAAGTCGCCGCCCGCCGCCGTGGGCCGGAAGCCACCCGCGAAGGTCTGGTGCTGACCGGCGACGAAAATATCGTCGACGTGGAATTCTCGGTGTTCTGGAAGATTCGCGATGCTGAACAGTATCTGTTCAATGTCCGCGATCCGGAACGCACCATCGAAGCCGCCTCCGAAAGCATCATGCGCTCGATCATCGGCCGCACGCCCATTCAGTCAGCCCTGACCGAAGGCCGCCAGCGCATCGAAGTCGACGCCCAGGAACGCATTCAACAAGTTCTCAACAGCTACAAGATCGGCGTTGAAGTCCGTCAGGTCCAATTGTCGCGGGTCGACCCACCGGCAACCGTGATCGACGCCTTCCGCGACGTGCAAGCCGCACAGGCCGATAAAGAGCGTTTGCAGAACGAAGCTGAAGCCTATCAGAACGACGTCATTCCGCGCGCCCGTGGGGAAGTCACAAAGCTGACCCAGGACGCCGAAGCTTACCGCGCCCAGATCGTCGCCCGCGCCCAGGGGGAAGCCAGCCGCTTCTCCGCCGTGCTTGTGGCCTATCAGCAGGCGAAGGACGTCACCAAGCAGCGCATCTATCTTGAGACGATGGAAGAAATCCTCAAGGGCATGAATAAGATCGTTGTCGACAAGAAAGCCGGAAATGGCGTGCAACCCTATATGCCGCTGCCGGAACTGACCAAACGCAAGGCCAGTGTCCAAAGCTCAGGAGACAGCCAATGA
- a CDS encoding Mrp/NBP35 family ATP-binding protein encodes MAEIIREQVLAALGRVEDPASGQDVVSRGLIQGVVIRGGHVGFAIEVTPEQGPHAEPLRLACETAVKAIPGVTDVTAVLTAEHVPTAGAQTTVPPKPHHPHQPQAAHKPGVAGVAKIIAVASGKGGVGKSTTAVNLAVALSRRGLRVGLMDADIYGPSVPKLLGISAKPRTREDKKILPMQAHGIVAMSIGFMVDPDTAMIWRGPMVMGALQQLLGDVAWDAYGPLDILVVDMPPGTGDAQLTMAQRVPLAGAVIVSTPQDIALIDARKGITMFQKVNVPILGLVENMSSFICPHCGGESQIFGHGGARATAEQFGAPFLGEIPLKLAIRETSDAGAPITASEPDGPEAAAYLALADNLLGQLGGAVPVMPEILFE; translated from the coding sequence ATGGCTGAGATCATCCGGGAACAGGTATTGGCGGCGCTCGGCCGTGTGGAAGATCCAGCCTCGGGCCAGGATGTGGTCAGCCGTGGTCTTATTCAGGGTGTTGTGATCCGTGGCGGCCATGTGGGCTTTGCCATCGAAGTCACGCCGGAGCAGGGGCCCCATGCGGAACCGCTGCGGCTGGCTTGCGAAACGGCGGTCAAAGCCATTCCCGGCGTGACCGACGTGACAGCGGTGCTGACGGCCGAACATGTGCCTACAGCCGGCGCGCAGACGACCGTCCCGCCCAAACCGCATCACCCGCATCAGCCTCAGGCTGCCCATAAGCCGGGCGTTGCCGGGGTGGCGAAAATTATTGCTGTCGCCAGTGGCAAGGGCGGTGTCGGCAAATCCACCACGGCTGTCAATCTGGCGGTGGCACTGTCCCGGCGCGGTTTGCGGGTTGGCTTGATGGATGCCGATATTTACGGTCCCTCGGTGCCGAAGCTGCTTGGAATTTCCGCGAAACCCAGGACGCGCGAGGATAAAAAAATTCTGCCCATGCAGGCTCATGGCATCGTCGCCATGTCCATCGGCTTCATGGTCGATCCCGACACCGCCATGATCTGGCGCGGGCCCATGGTCATGGGGGCGTTGCAGCAATTGCTGGGTGATGTGGCCTGGGACGCATACGGGCCGCTCGATATCCTGGTGGTCGACATGCCGCCCGGTACGGGTGACGCGCAATTGACCATGGCGCAACGGGTCCCGCTTGCGGGGGCGGTCATTGTCTCGACGCCACAGGACATTGCCTTGATTGATGCGCGCAAGGGCATCACCATGTTCCAGAAGGTCAATGTCCCGATTCTTGGTCTGGTCGAGAATATGAGCAGCTTTATCTGCCCTCATTGTGGCGGAGAAAGCCAGATCTTCGGTCACGGCGGCGCGCGGGCCACGGCGGAACAGTTCGGGGCGCCGTTCCTCGGTGAAATCCCGCTGAAACTCGCGATCCGGGAGACGTCAGACGCAGGCGCGCCGATCACGGCGTCGGAGCCGGATGGACCTGAGGCCGCGGCCTATCTTGCCTTGGCCGACAATCTGCTTGGTCAGTTGGGTGGCGCGGTGCCGGTCATGCCGGAAATTTTATTCGAATAG
- a CDS encoding CoA-binding protein has product MAVALKYDPEDYPDVYIADILKSVKTIAMLGASDNEFRPSYGVMRYLQKKGYRVIPINPRLAGKELHGETVYAELSDVPLAIDMVDIFRRTEDLPEAMRESIGIGAKVIWAQLGLRDDDVAAWAEAQGLRVVMNRCPAIEIPRLGL; this is encoded by the coding sequence ATGGCCGTGGCCTTGAAATATGATCCTGAAGATTATCCGGATGTGTACATCGCGGACATTCTGAAATCCGTCAAAACCATCGCCATGCTCGGCGCGAGCGATAACGAGTTTCGCCCGAGCTATGGGGTCATGCGGTATTTGCAGAAAAAAGGCTATCGGGTCATTCCGATCAACCCGCGTCTGGCGGGCAAGGAACTCCATGGCGAGACCGTCTATGCCGAGCTGAGCGACGTGCCGCTGGCTATCGACATGGTCGATATTTTCCGCCGCACTGAAGATCTGCCCGAAGCCATGCGGGAATCGATCGGCATCGGGGCGAAAGTGATCTGGGCTCAACTCGGGCTCAGGGATGATGACGTTGCCGCCTGGGCCGAGGCGCAGGGCCTGAGGGTGGTCATGAACCGTTGCCCGGCCATCGAGATCCCAAGACTGGGGCTTTAG
- a CDS encoding metal-sensitive transcriptional regulator, with the protein METETKQSCLNRLKRIEGQIRGINGMVTDDRYCIDVVTQLRAVSAALKQVEQVILKDHMAHCVHAAIQSGDAEEQRRKLAELTDLLTKL; encoded by the coding sequence ATGGAAACGGAAACCAAACAATCCTGCCTCAATCGCTTGAAGCGTATCGAGGGGCAAATTCGCGGCATCAACGGCATGGTCACCGATGATCGTTATTGCATTGATGTGGTGACCCAGCTGCGCGCCGTCTCGGCCGCGCTCAAACAGGTCGAACAGGTGATCCTGAAAGACCATATGGCCCACTGCGTCCATGCCGCCATCCAATCCGGCGATGCCGAGGAACAACGCCGCAAACTCGCCGAACTTACCGATCTGCTGACCAAGCTTTAA
- a CDS encoding heavy metal translocating P-type ATPase, with translation MSQSCCSHTKTEPQGSVLDPVCGMTVDPLKTPHHAPHGGQEYHFCSAGCRTKFIANPAQYLGPKKPEPVVVPGAIYTCPMDPEVQQVGPGTCPICGMALEPMMPTADAGPNPELVDMTKRFWIAIALTLPVFILEMGAHLFDLHHLIAPATSHWIQAVLATPVVLWAGAPFFQRGWESLKSRHFNMFTLIALGTGVAWLWSMTALLAPGLFPQSIQMAGGLVPVYFEAAAVIVTLVLVGQVLELRARDRTGTAIRALLNLAPETAIRLADGGESEIPLADVVPGDLLRVRPGAKVAVDGRVTEGRSAVDESMITGESMPVTKTVGDSVIGGTINGSGSFVMTAEHVGAETMLARIVALVASAQRSRAPMQRLADRVAGFFVPVVVLVAVLAFVAWMLFGPEPRLTYAVLAAVSVVIIACPCALGLATPMSIMVGIGRGAANGVLIRDAEALERMAHVDVVIVDKTGTLTEGRPAVTAVQPVSGGDPRALLELAASVEAQSEHPIASAILRAATEQGLTLKAVSDFDSPTGRGAEATLDGRRIRIGQGRYMADHGIVTDAVTDAAAQLRGTGATVVYVAADQALLGLIAVADPVKPSSLAAVQALQAAGVHVVMATGDNLATAKAVAQTLGISDVEAEVLPADKEALVARLQSQGRVVAMCGDGVNDAPALARADVGIAMGAGTAAAIESAGVTLVKGDLGGLLKARKLSRATVANIKGNLTFAFLYNALGVPVAAGVLYPVFGILLSPMLAAAAMSLSSVSVIANALRLRAVRLD, from the coding sequence ATGTCTCAATCCTGCTGTTCCCATACGAAGACCGAGCCACAGGGCAGTGTCCTTGACCCGGTCTGCGGCATGACGGTCGACCCGTTGAAGACCCCGCATCATGCCCCTCATGGTGGGCAGGAGTATCATTTCTGCTCCGCCGGCTGCCGGACCAAATTTATCGCCAATCCCGCACAGTATCTTGGCCCCAAAAAGCCTGAGCCCGTCGTGGTGCCGGGAGCGATTTATACCTGTCCCATGGATCCCGAGGTGCAGCAGGTCGGCCCTGGCACTTGTCCCATCTGCGGCATGGCGCTTGAGCCCATGATGCCGACGGCGGACGCGGGGCCCAATCCGGAACTGGTCGATATGACCAAGCGGTTCTGGATCGCGATTGCCCTGACGCTGCCGGTGTTCATTCTGGAAATGGGCGCGCATCTGTTTGACCTGCATCATCTGATTGCCCCGGCCACGTCCCATTGGATTCAGGCTGTTCTGGCCACGCCTGTTGTGCTGTGGGCCGGAGCGCCATTTTTTCAGCGCGGCTGGGAATCGCTCAAAAGCCGCCATTTCAATATGTTCACCTTGATCGCGCTCGGCACCGGCGTGGCCTGGCTGTGGAGCATGACGGCCTTGCTGGCGCCCGGACTGTTCCCGCAATCCATCCAGATGGCCGGGGGGCTCGTGCCGGTTTATTTCGAGGCGGCGGCGGTGATCGTGACGCTGGTGCTGGTGGGGCAGGTGCTGGAGCTCAGGGCGCGGGACCGTACCGGGACGGCCATTCGTGCCTTGCTGAACCTTGCGCCCGAAACCGCCATTCGTCTGGCGGACGGCGGCGAGAGCGAAATTCCGCTTGCCGATGTGGTTCCCGGCGATCTGTTGCGGGTGCGCCCCGGCGCCAAGGTGGCGGTGGATGGCCGCGTGACCGAGGGGCGGAGCGCGGTCGATGAATCCATGATCACCGGGGAATCCATGCCGGTCACCAAAACCGTGGGCGACAGCGTGATCGGCGGCACCATCAATGGCAGCGGTAGCTTTGTCATGACCGCCGAGCATGTGGGGGCGGAAACCATGCTTGCCCGGATCGTGGCTCTGGTGGCGTCAGCGCAGCGCAGCCGGGCTCCGATGCAGCGGCTGGCCGACCGGGTGGCGGGCTTTTTCGTGCCCGTCGTTGTGCTGGTGGCTGTGCTCGCCTTCGTCGCCTGGATGCTGTTCGGGCCGGAGCCGCGCTTGACTTATGCCGTGCTCGCGGCGGTCAGCGTGGTGATCATTGCCTGTCCTTGCGCCCTTGGGCTTGCGACGCCGATGTCGATCATGGTCGGGATCGGACGCGGGGCGGCGAATGGGGTGCTCATCCGCGACGCCGAGGCGCTGGAACGCATGGCCCATGTGGATGTGGTGATTGTCGACAAGACCGGGACCTTGACCGAAGGCCGCCCGGCGGTGACGGCGGTGCAGCCCGTCAGCGGCGGCGATCCCCGTGCGCTTCTGGAGCTTGCAGCCAGCGTCGAGGCGCAAAGCGAGCATCCGATTGCGAGCGCCATTCTGCGCGCGGCCACGGAGCAGGGGCTCACCTTGAAGGCTGTAAGCGATTTCGATTCGCCCACAGGGCGCGGGGCGGAGGCCACATTAGACGGTCGCCGCATCCGCATCGGGCAGGGCCGTTACATGGCTGATCACGGCATTGTGACGGACGCCGTGACCGATGCGGCGGCACAGCTTCGAGGAACCGGGGCGACGGTGGTTTATGTGGCGGCGGATCAGGCGTTGCTCGGGCTGATTGCCGTGGCCGATCCGGTCAAACCATCAAGCCTGGCTGCGGTTCAGGCCCTCCAGGCGGCGGGGGTCCATGTGGTGATGGCGACCGGCGACAATCTGGCAACGGCAAAAGCGGTGGCGCAGACGCTTGGCATTTCGGATGTCGAGGCCGAAGTTCTGCCCGCCGATAAGGAAGCGCTCGTCGCGCGGCTGCAATCGCAAGGCCGGGTCGTCGCCATGTGCGGTGACGGCGTCAATGATGCGCCTGCCTTGGCCCGGGCCGATGTGGGCATTGCCATGGGCGCGGGCACGGCGGCGGCCATTGAAAGCGCCGGGGTGACTCTGGTGAAGGGCGATCTTGGCGGTTTGCTCAAGGCACGCAAGCTGTCACGGGCGACAGTCGCCAATATCAAGGGCAATCTTACCTTTGCGTTTTTGTATAATGCGCTTGGGGTGCCGGTGGCGGCGGGGGTGCTTTATCCGGTGTTCGGGATTTTGCTTAGCCCTATGCTTGCGGCGGCGGCCATGTCCCTGAGTTCGGTCAGTGTGATCGCCAATGCCTTGCGGTTGCGGGCCGTCCGACTGGATTGA
- a CDS encoding DMT family transporter has product MRSRIRRVIETDNGTALVLVAVLCWVGNFVVARAAAGIVPPVTLAFVRWVVAGGLVSAFYWRQILVDWPLMRRHWGWLLVLGVSGIGIYNSFVYIGLQTTIVLNLLILNASLTLMVALISYLFFRERLRARQSFGILLSMAGVLWIVLGGDITSLLHLSFNDGDLWIISGVFSYAIYTVFLRKRPAIHPMSFIAVTFLIGAIFNLPFFVLEVNAGQNLDWSNPAALATIAYVVLFPSIVSYICFNRGVAILGATRASTIMLTSPIIGAVLAMLVLGERLTMAHLVGGVLVFSGILVSRKKSAGA; this is encoded by the coding sequence GTGCGTAGCCGTATCAGGCGAGTAATCGAGACAGACAACGGAACGGCGCTAGTTCTCGTTGCGGTGCTGTGCTGGGTGGGCAACTTTGTGGTGGCGCGGGCAGCGGCCGGGATCGTGCCGCCGGTGACGCTCGCCTTCGTGCGCTGGGTCGTGGCGGGGGGACTGGTATCGGCTTTTTACTGGCGGCAAATCCTGGTGGACTGGCCGCTGATGCGCCGCCATTGGGGCTGGCTACTGGTGCTCGGTGTAAGCGGGATCGGCATTTATAACAGTTTTGTTTATATCGGTCTGCAAACGACCATTGTACTCAATCTTTTGATACTGAACGCATCGCTCACCTTGATGGTGGCGCTCATCAGTTATCTGTTTTTCCGCGAACGTCTGAGGGCGCGGCAGAGTTTTGGCATTTTGCTGTCCATGGCGGGGGTGTTGTGGATCGTTCTTGGCGGCGACATCACATCTTTGCTGCATCTGTCATTCAATGACGGCGATCTCTGGATCATCAGCGGCGTTTTCAGCTATGCGATTTATACGGTGTTTCTGCGTAAACGGCCTGCCATCCATCCCATGAGCTTTATTGCCGTGACATTCCTGATCGGGGCGATTTTCAATCTGCCGTTCTTCGTGTTGGAGGTCAACGCAGGGCAGAATCTCGATTGGAGCAATCCGGCGGCGCTGGCTACGATTGCCTATGTGGTGCTGTTTCCGTCGATTGTTTCCTATATCTGTTTCAATCGTGGGGTTGCGATTTTGGGGGCGACGCGGGCCAGCACCATCATGCTGACGTCTCCCATTATCGGAGCCGTTCTGGCGATGTTGGTGCTTGGCGAGCGCTTGACCATGGCCCATCTGGTTGGTGGTGTTCTGGTGTTTTCCGGCATTCTGGTCAGCCGTAAAAAAAGTGCTGGCGCATGA
- a CDS encoding DMT family transporter has protein sequence MSRRGFVLVMLAVVLWSGNFVFVRAAVDVVPPMALSFYRWVLASCLAIAVAWPHLRRDWPLIKAGWRSLLLLGMTGIAGNSLFVFYGLKTTTAINALLMNSMSPLLTALITFLYFRERPRLSTMIGLALAICGVVWVVIGGDWHLLRTLRLNSGDLWVLVGVATYAVYMAFLRKVPPMHDLSLNAATFTVGAITLLPFFLFEYAGGARSDWSAPISWITIIYMAVGTSVISYFCFNKAIRLIGATRASSFLLLTPPIGAVIAMMTLGERLTMPHVIGAALIFAGLFLGRR, from the coding sequence ATGTCGAGACGTGGATTTGTTCTTGTTATGCTGGCCGTTGTCCTGTGGTCCGGCAATTTCGTTTTTGTACGTGCGGCGGTCGATGTGGTGCCGCCGATGGCGTTGTCCTTTTATCGCTGGGTGCTTGCGAGCTGTCTTGCGATCGCCGTTGCCTGGCCGCATCTGCGGCGGGATTGGCCGCTGATAAAAGCCGGTTGGCGCAGTCTGTTGCTGTTGGGCATGACGGGCATCGCGGGCAATAGTCTGTTTGTTTTTTATGGCCTCAAAACCACGACGGCCATCAATGCTCTGCTGATGAACAGCATGTCGCCGTTGCTCACAGCACTGATAACCTTTCTGTACTTCCGGGAACGGCCGCGCCTCAGCACCATGATCGGGTTGGCCCTGGCCATCTGCGGGGTTGTCTGGGTCGTAATCGGTGGGGATTGGCATCTGTTGCGGACGCTGCGGCTTAACTCCGGCGATCTTTGGGTGTTGGTCGGGGTGGCAACCTACGCGGTTTATATGGCGTTCTTGCGCAAAGTACCGCCCATGCATGATCTCAGCCTGAACGCAGCGACCTTCACTGTCGGCGCGATCACCCTGTTGCCGTTTTTCCTGTTTGAATATGCGGGAGGCGCTCGTTCGGACTGGAGTGCCCCGATCAGCTGGATCACCATTATTTATATGGCGGTTGGAACGTCGGTAATTTCCTATTTCTGTTTCAACAAGGCGATCCGCCTGATCGGTGCCACCCGCGCGTCATCGTTCCTGTTGTTGACGCCGCCGATTGGTGCGGTGATTGCCATGATGACTCTTGGAGAGCGTTTGACGATGCCCCATGTCATCGGTGCAGCGTTGATTTTTGCCGGTCTATTTCTCGGTCGCCGATAG
- a CDS encoding DUF1236 domain-containing protein, whose translation MLGLKILKAIVGVAFLTVATVGAAMANGPGRHDMRGSQNVVVIDRGARHAIDNYYGGYYKNAKSCPRNFKFKHGVCRPNGWKKQRYVVGKPLPRTVVIQPMPPVLMRQLPPAPRGYGYRYVDGDVLLIADATHRVVDAVFAVNAAMNGGRR comes from the coding sequence ATGTTAGGGCTGAAAATTTTAAAGGCGATTGTCGGCGTTGCGTTCTTGACGGTTGCAACCGTCGGTGCTGCCATGGCTAACGGGCCGGGTCGTCACGATATGCGCGGCTCCCAGAACGTGGTGGTGATCGATCGCGGCGCGCGCCATGCCATCGATAATTATTATGGCGGTTATTACAAAAACGCGAAAAGCTGCCCGCGCAACTTCAAATTCAAGCATGGCGTTTGCCGTCCGAACGGATGGAAGAAGCAGCGTTATGTCGTTGGCAAGCCTCTGCCGCGCACGGTTGTCATTCAGCCCATGCCGCCAGTTCTCATGAGGCAATTGCCGCCCGCACCGCGCGGATATGGTTATCGCTATGTGGACGGTGACGTGCTGTTGATTGCGGATGCAACGCACCGCGTTGTCGATGCGGTCTTCGCTGTCAACGCCGCGATGAATGGCGGTCGTCGTTAA
- a CDS encoding DUF1236 domain-containing protein: MIGQNIGKAVFSALFLTFAAFGGVEAGDRDHDRDHGRHDNRGDRHHDRHDRRDNHRDHRDYRGGRDVVVIDRGARGVISNYYGGYYRDMRDCPRGYAVRHGVCRPRGWAKQRYVIGEPLPRYVVVQPMPTMLVRELPQAPMGYGYRYVDGDVLLVANATHRVVDAVVAVNAAMNGMR; encoded by the coding sequence ATGATCGGGCAAAATATCGGTAAAGCAGTTTTCAGCGCATTGTTTCTGACCTTCGCCGCCTTTGGTGGCGTGGAGGCTGGTGACCGGGATCATGATCGCGATCATGGCCGTCACGATAACCGTGGCGACCGCCATCATGACAGGCATGATCGTCGCGACAATCATCGGGATCACCGCGACTATCGCGGCGGCCGTGATGTGGTGGTGATCGACCGTGGCGCGCGCGGGGTCATTTCCAATTATTACGGCGGTTATTATCGCGATATGCGTGACTGCCCGCGAGGCTATGCGGTCAGGCATGGCGTCTGCCGGCCGCGTGGCTGGGCCAAACAGCGCTATGTGATCGGCGAGCCGCTACCGCGTTATGTGGTGGTGCAGCCCATGCCGACCATGTTGGTGCGTGAATTGCCACAGGCACCCATGGGTTATGGCTATCGCTATGTGGACGGCGACGTGTTGTTGGTGGCCAATGCAACGCATCGTGTCGTCGATGCGGTGGTCGCCGTCAATGCTGCCATGAATGGGATGCGTTAA
- a CDS encoding aromatic-ring-hydroxylating dioxygenase subunit beta produces MSFDIREIETFLYDEADCLDRADLEAWMALYTEDGTYWMPASPNQTSPTTEISIIYDDRLLMEIRRLNYGHELAASMAYAVRSSHLIGNVRITTSNADSCEVSSNFQVALFYRGEQTLYAGRYNHALIKTGDGWKIRHKRVDLLTCDQPLKSLVIYL; encoded by the coding sequence ATGAGCTTCGATATCCGCGAGATCGAAACCTTCCTGTATGACGAAGCCGATTGTCTCGATCGTGCCGACCTTGAAGCCTGGATGGCACTTTACACCGAAGACGGCACCTACTGGATGCCCGCGAGCCCAAACCAGACAAGCCCGACGACGGAAATTTCCATCATCTATGACGACCGTCTGCTGATGGAAATCCGTCGTCTGAATTACGGCCACGAACTCGCGGCTTCCATGGCTTATGCGGTGCGGTCGAGCCATCTCATCGGCAATGTGCGGATCACAACATCAAACGCCGACAGCTGCGAGGTCAGCTCGAATTTTCAGGTTGCCCTGTTCTATCGTGGCGAACAAACGCTTTATGCCGGACGTTACAACCACGCCCTTATCAAAACCGGGGACGGCTGGAAAATCCGGCATAAGCGGGTGGATCTATTGACCTGCGATCAACCTTTGAAGTCGCTTGTCATTTATCTTTAA